Proteins from a single region of Streptomyces sp. TN58:
- a CDS encoding plasmid stabilization protein yields the protein MPRGSSPKRERQYEHIKESGEKRGMSEDRAKEMASRTVNKERARSGESKTASRSSTQGKSASQRGGEKSGGGGGGSSSERTKDDLYQEAKKRGIEGRSTMTKQQLKNALGH from the coding sequence ATGCCCCGAGGATCCAGCCCCAAGCGCGAGCGCCAGTACGAGCACATCAAGGAGTCCGGGGAGAAGCGCGGCATGTCCGAGGACCGGGCGAAGGAAATGGCCTCCCGGACGGTGAACAAGGAGCGCGCGCGGTCGGGAGAGAGCAAGACCGCGAGCCGCAGCTCGACCCAGGGCAAGTCCGCCTCCCAGCGCGGCGGCGAGAAGTCCGGCGGCGGGGGCGGCGGCAGCTCCTCCGAACGCACCAAGGACGACCTGTACCAGGAAGCGAAGAAGCGCGGCATCGAGGGCCGCTCGACGATGACCAAGCAGCAGCTCAAGAACGCCCTCGGCCACTGA
- a CDS encoding alpha/beta fold hydrolase — MDIDRRNNVTVTGNPQGPTVVLAHGFGCDQNMWRLTVPALAADYRVVLFDYVGCGRSDLSAFSEDRYASLDGYAADVVEVCEALDLREAVFVGHSVSAMIGVLAAAAAPERIGALVMVAPSPRYIDDEGYRGGFSVQDIDELLASLESNYLGWSAAMAPLIMGNEDRPELGEELKNSFCATDPDVARVFARTTFLSDSRNDLKSVRVPTLVLECVQDVIAPREVGAFVHDTVPGSTLVTLDATGHCPHLSAPEATNKAITGFLAGLR; from the coding sequence ATGGACATCGATCGCAGGAACAACGTCACCGTCACCGGAAACCCGCAGGGGCCGACGGTGGTGCTGGCCCACGGGTTCGGCTGTGATCAGAACATGTGGCGGCTCACCGTGCCCGCCCTGGCCGCGGACTACCGGGTGGTGCTCTTCGACTACGTCGGCTGCGGCCGCTCCGACCTGTCCGCCTTCTCCGAGGACCGGTACGCCTCCCTGGACGGCTACGCCGCGGACGTCGTGGAGGTGTGCGAGGCGCTGGACCTGCGCGAGGCGGTGTTCGTGGGGCACTCGGTCAGTGCGATGATCGGGGTACTGGCCGCGGCCGCGGCACCGGAGCGGATCGGCGCGCTGGTGATGGTCGCGCCTTCTCCCCGCTACATCGACGACGAGGGCTACCGCGGCGGGTTCAGCGTGCAGGACATCGACGAACTGCTGGCATCCCTGGAGTCCAACTACCTGGGCTGGTCGGCGGCGATGGCCCCCCTGATCATGGGCAACGAGGACCGGCCCGAGCTGGGGGAGGAGCTGAAGAACAGCTTCTGCGCGACCGACCCGGACGTGGCGCGCGTCTTCGCCCGCACCACCTTCCTGTCCGATTCCAGGAACGACCTGAAGAGCGTGCGCGTGCCGACCCTCGTCCTGGAATGCGTCCAGGACGTCATCGCCCCCCGTGAAGTGGGCGCCTTCGTCCACGACACCGTTCCCGGTTCGACGCTGGTCACCCTCGACGCCACCGGGCACTGCCCCCACCTGTCCGCACCCGAGGCCACCAACAAGGCGATCA
- a CDS encoding phytoene desaturase family protein, with translation MPDAVVIGAGPNGLVAANVLVDAGWSVEVLEAQEEPGGAVRSDRGVHPNYVSDLFSAFYPLAAASPVLARLDLGAEGLRWSHAPSVLAHPLPDGRCAVLERRVEDTCAGLAGFAAGDADAWMGLYRTWSRLGPDLVQALFTPFPPVRSGLRLAGGLRACGGLRLARQLALPVRRLGEEEFAGEGGRLLLAGNALHADLAPEAAGSGGFGWLMSMLGQSHGFPVPAGGAGALTAALVSRLRSRGGVLRCGERVTGVLVRGGTAVGVRTAGGETVGAGRAVLADTSAPALYRDLVGEEHLPSRLVRDLGRFHWDFATFKVDWALTGPVPWTAPGAVGAGTVHLARGVDGLTRFAAQIAAGQVPDEPFTLFGQMTTADPGRSPAGTESAWAYTHLPQDVAGDAGPDGITGRWDAREEQAMADRVEAQVERFAPGFRDRIGARRILAPATLQAMDENLRNGAVNNGTTALHQQAVFRPTPGTGRPETPVKRLYLASAAAHPGGGVHGAPGANAARAALRRHGLPAVLRRPRGA, from the coding sequence ATGCCTGACGCTGTGGTGATCGGCGCCGGCCCCAACGGGCTGGTGGCCGCGAACGTGCTGGTCGACGCCGGGTGGAGCGTGGAGGTGCTGGAGGCCCAGGAGGAGCCGGGCGGCGCCGTGCGCAGCGACCGGGGGGTGCATCCCAACTACGTGTCCGACCTCTTCAGCGCCTTCTACCCGCTCGCGGCGGCCTCCCCGGTCCTCGCGCGGCTCGATCTCGGCGCCGAGGGCCTGCGCTGGAGCCACGCTCCGTCCGTACTGGCCCACCCCCTGCCGGACGGCCGGTGCGCGGTGCTGGAGCGCCGGGTCGAGGACACCTGTGCCGGCCTGGCCGGATTCGCCGCCGGCGACGCCGACGCGTGGATGGGCCTGTACCGGACGTGGAGCCGGCTCGGGCCGGACCTCGTCCAGGCCCTGTTCACGCCCTTCCCGCCGGTCCGGTCCGGTCTGCGGCTGGCCGGCGGGCTCCGCGCCTGCGGGGGGCTGCGGCTGGCCCGGCAGCTGGCCCTGCCGGTACGCCGCCTGGGCGAGGAGGAGTTCGCCGGTGAGGGCGGTCGGCTCCTGCTGGCCGGCAACGCCCTGCACGCCGATCTGGCCCCCGAGGCGGCGGGCAGCGGCGGATTCGGCTGGCTGATGTCGATGCTCGGGCAGAGCCACGGCTTCCCGGTCCCCGCAGGAGGGGCCGGCGCCCTCACGGCGGCGCTGGTGAGCCGGCTGCGGAGCCGCGGCGGCGTACTGCGCTGCGGGGAGCGGGTCACCGGTGTCCTCGTGCGCGGGGGTACCGCCGTCGGGGTCAGGACCGCGGGCGGTGAGACGGTGGGCGCGGGCCGGGCGGTGCTGGCCGACACCTCGGCGCCGGCCCTGTACCGGGACCTGGTCGGCGAGGAGCACCTGCCGTCCCGCCTGGTACGGGACCTGGGGCGGTTCCACTGGGACTTCGCGACCTTCAAGGTCGACTGGGCGCTGACCGGCCCGGTGCCGTGGACGGCGCCGGGAGCGGTCGGCGCGGGAACCGTCCACCTCGCCCGGGGTGTCGACGGCCTGACCCGCTTCGCCGCCCAGATCGCCGCGGGGCAGGTCCCCGACGAGCCGTTCACGCTCTTCGGCCAGATGACCACCGCGGATCCCGGCCGGTCGCCGGCCGGTACCGAGTCGGCGTGGGCGTACACCCACCTTCCGCAGGACGTCGCCGGCGATGCCGGACCCGACGGCATCACCGGCCGCTGGGACGCCCGCGAGGAGCAGGCCATGGCGGACCGCGTCGAAGCCCAGGTGGAACGCTTCGCACCCGGTTTCCGTGACCGGATCGGCGCGCGCCGCATCCTGGCCCCCGCCACCCTGCAGGCCATGGACGAGAACCTGCGCAACGGCGCCGTCAACAACGGCACCACCGCGCTGCACCAGCAGGCGGTCTTCCGGCCCACGCCCGGGACCGGCCGGCCCGAGACTCCCGTGAAGCGGCTCTACCTGGCCTCCGCGGCGGCGCACCCCGGCGGCGGGGTCCACGGCGCGCCGGGCGCGAACGCCGCCCGAGCCGCCCTGCGCCGTCACGGGCTTCCGGCCGTACTCCGCCGGCCCCGGGGCGCCTGA